One window of the Tachyglossus aculeatus isolate mTacAcu1 chromosome 12, mTacAcu1.pri, whole genome shotgun sequence genome contains the following:
- the NEUROG2 gene encoding neurogenin-2, which translates to MPVLPESPELKEEEPVLRLLGPPSSSDEEEEEEEEEEEEEQEEEEQAGSTAAPPPSSGGPRRAGRAAGWRPEAQRGPARARAARSAEAAQRLKKSRRLKANHRERNRMHHLNAALDALRDVLPTFPEDAKLTKIETLRFAHNYIWALSETLRLAEPCGGPGGGLLLPPPPPTGAGAGAGAGAGGLLPGGAPLLGPGFAAEALLLGSPGLGSCGDSPSPASTWSCTNSPASSSSSSSSSSSSSSSHPYRCTFSPASPSGSASDMDYWAPDPQAYPAPHPLARDGL; encoded by the coding sequence aTGCCGGTCCTGCCGGAGAGCCCGGAGCTGAAGGAAGAGGAGCCGGTCCTGCGGCTGCTGGGCCCGCCGTCCTCCtccgacgaggaggaggaggaggaggaggaggaggaggaggaggagcaggaggaggaggagcaggcgggGTCGACGGCGGCGCCCCCCCCGTCGTCCGGGGGCCCCCGGCGGGCCGGGCGGGCGGCGGGCTGGCGGCCCGAGGCCCAGCgaggcccggcccgggcccgggcggccCGCTCGGCGGAGGCGGCCCAGCGGCTGAAGAAGAGCCGCAGGCTGAAGGCCAACCACCGCGAGCGCAACCGCATGCACCACCTCAACGCGGCCCTGGACGCCCTGCGGGACGTGCTGCCCACCTTCCCCGAGGACGCCAAGCTCACCAAGATCGAGACGCTGCGCTTCGCGCACAACTACATCTGGGCGCTGAGCGAGACGCTGCGGCTGGCCGAGCcctgcggggggccggggggcggcctcctcctcccccccccaccccccacgggggccggggccggggccggggccggggccgggggtctcCTCCCCGGCGGGGCCCCTCTGCTGGGGCCAGGCTTCGCCGCCGAGGCCCTGCTGCTCGGCAGCCCCGGCCTGGGCAGCTGCGGGGACAGTCCCTCTCCGGCCTCCACCTGGAGTTGCACCAACAGcccggcctcctcttcctcctcctcctcctcctcctcctcctcttcctcctcccacccttacAGATGCACTTTCTCCCCCGCCAGCCCCTCCGGCTCGGCCTCAGACATGGACTACTGGGCCCCAGACCCGCAAGCCTACCCCGCGCCCCATCCTCTGGCCCGGGATGGCCTCTGA